In Pseudomonas hamedanensis, a single window of DNA contains:
- a CDS encoding alginate O-acetyltransferase, giving the protein MTRSLRIFYIALFLVTLLVLGLWSIRSFFGFSTNADATVLNGRWTKAVETHYDEEFPIKRLGTNLWAALDFKLFNEGRPGVVLGRDQWLYSDEEFNPIVNEELNLQGNYALVEGVRQTLKEKGVKLVMAIVPAKVRLYPEHLDEVKPSSIHQNLYQDFHARVAADKILAPDLLGPLQQAKQNGQQVFLRTDTHWTPEGAEIAANALAKTIAEQSPLSGEPQRFVTTPAEKVTHKGDLRLFLPLDPLFENMMPAPEPLLKRNTVAAEQPAGDDALFANSEVPVALIGTSYSANPNWNFVGALKQALHSDVVNYAEDGHGPILPMLSYLKSDDFKNSPPQVLIWEFPERYLPVNNEIGDADPQWVAELKQAGARQQNVAINTKSETPDRAQN; this is encoded by the coding sequence ATGACCCGCTCATTACGCATCTTCTACATCGCCCTGTTTCTGGTGACGCTGTTGGTCCTCGGTCTGTGGTCGATTCGCAGCTTCTTCGGCTTCAGCACCAACGCCGACGCGACGGTGCTCAACGGCCGCTGGACCAAGGCTGTGGAGACCCATTACGACGAGGAATTCCCGATCAAGCGTCTGGGCACCAACCTCTGGGCCGCGCTGGATTTCAAACTGTTCAACGAAGGCCGTCCGGGTGTCGTGCTCGGTCGCGACCAGTGGCTGTACAGCGATGAAGAATTCAACCCGATCGTCAATGAAGAGCTGAACCTGCAAGGCAACTACGCGCTGGTCGAAGGCGTGCGCCAGACCCTGAAAGAGAAAGGCGTGAAACTGGTGATGGCGATCGTGCCGGCCAAGGTGCGTCTGTATCCGGAGCATCTGGATGAAGTGAAGCCTTCGAGCATTCACCAGAACCTCTATCAGGATTTCCACGCTCGAGTGGCAGCCGACAAGATCCTCGCCCCTGACCTGCTCGGCCCATTGCAACAGGCCAAGCAGAACGGCCAGCAAGTGTTCCTGCGCACCGACACCCACTGGACTCCAGAAGGCGCCGAAATCGCGGCCAATGCCCTGGCGAAAACCATCGCCGAGCAATCCCCGCTGAGCGGCGAGCCGCAGCGCTTCGTCACCACGCCGGCGGAGAAGGTCACGCACAAGGGCGACCTGCGTCTGTTCCTGCCGCTTGATCCGCTGTTCGAAAACATGATGCCGGCGCCTGAGCCTTTGCTGAAACGCAACACCGTTGCCGCCGAGCAACCTGCCGGTGACGACGCCCTGTTTGCTAACAGCGAAGTGCCGGTGGCGCTGATCGGCACCAGCTACAGCGCCAACCCCAACTGGAACTTCGTTGGTGCGCTGAAACAGGCGCTGCACAGCGACGTCGTCAACTACGCCGAAGACGGCCACGGCCCGATTCTGCCAATGCTCAGCTACCTGAAAAGCGATGACTTCAAGAACAGCCCGCCGCAAGTGCTGATCTGGGAGTTTCCTGAACGATATCTGCCTGTGAACAACGAAATCGGCGACGCCGACCCGCAGTGGGTCGCAGAGCTTAAACAAGCCGGCGCCCGCCAACAAAACGTAGCCATCAACACTAAATCCGAGACGCCCGATCGGGCGCAAAACTGA
- a CDS encoding alginate O-acetyltransferase AlgF — protein MTFTTTPRRLAKSFALVAGLSVLSVPAFAGGDAALYGPTAPKGSTFVRIYNASNAEVSATVGSTSLNDVAPLASSDFSFMPGGDYSAKVGSQTLPVKLAGDHYYTLVNNASGAPQLIEEPPFKNKQKSLVRVQNLSDKPLTLKTADGKTEVVPNVAAKGRGEREINPVKVSLALYEGDKKVGDVKPVALERGEAAVLYVTGTGSNLSPVWVKRPVSTR, from the coding sequence ATGACTTTCACTACAACTCCTCGTCGTCTCGCTAAAAGCTTCGCACTGGTTGCTGGCCTCAGCGTGCTTTCCGTCCCGGCCTTCGCCGGCGGCGACGCCGCGCTGTACGGCCCGACCGCACCGAAAGGCTCGACCTTCGTGCGCATCTACAACGCCAGCAACGCTGAAGTCAGCGCCACCGTCGGCAGCACCAGCCTGAACGATGTTGCGCCATTGGCCAGCAGCGACTTCAGCTTTATGCCGGGCGGCGATTACAGCGCCAAGGTCGGCAGCCAGACCCTGCCTGTGAAACTCGCCGGTGACCACTACTACACCCTGGTCAACAACGCTTCCGGTGCGCCACAACTGATCGAAGAACCGCCCTTCAAGAACAAGCAGAAATCCCTGGTGCGCGTGCAGAACCTCAGCGACAAGCCACTGACCCTGAAAACCGCCGACGGCAAGACCGAAGTGGTGCCGAACGTCGCCGCCAAGGGCCGTGGCGAACGTGAAATCAACCCGGTGAAAGTCAGCCTGGCGCTGTACGAAGGCGACAAGAAAGTCGGCGACGTGAAACCGGTCGCCCTGGAGCGCGGTGAAGCAGCGGTGCTGTACGTCACCGGCACCGGCAGCAACCTGTCGCCAGTCTGGGTGAAACGCCCGGTGTCGACGCGCTAA
- a CDS encoding mannose-1-phosphate guanylyltransferase/mannose-6-phosphate isomerase yields MIPVILSGGSGSRLWPLSRKQFPKQFLALTGEHTLFQQTLERLVFEGMDTPIVVCNKDHRFIVNEQLANRNLECQRILMEPFGRNTAPAVALTAMMLVNEGRDELMLVLPADHVLEDQKALQRALALATVAAENGEMVLFGVPATKPETGYGYIKSTADSLLPEGVSRVAHFVEKPDVKRATEYVESGGYYWNSGMFLFRASRFLEELKKHDPDIYDTCLLTLERSQQDADTITFDEATFACCPDNSIDYSVMEKTQRACVVPLTAGWSDVGCWSSLWEVNEKDANGNVSKGDVVIQDSKNCMIHGNGKLVSVIGLENIVVVETKDAMMIAHKDKVQGVKQMVNTLNAQGRSETQNHCEVYRPWGSYDSVDMGGRFQVKHISVKPGACLSLQMHHHRAEHWIVVSGTAEVTCDDNVFLLCENQSTYIPIASVHRLRNPGKIPLEIIEVQSGSYLGEDDIERFEDIYGRSTPIERGVSVKTIAQ; encoded by the coding sequence ATGATTCCGGTGATCTTGTCAGGTGGTAGCGGTTCGCGTCTGTGGCCTCTTTCGCGCAAGCAGTTCCCCAAGCAATTTCTCGCCCTGACCGGCGAACACACGCTGTTCCAGCAAACCCTCGAACGCCTGGTGTTTGAAGGCATGGACACCCCGATCGTGGTCTGCAACAAGGATCACCGTTTTATCGTCAACGAGCAGTTGGCCAACCGCAATCTGGAATGCCAGCGCATCCTGATGGAGCCGTTCGGGCGCAACACCGCGCCGGCCGTGGCGCTGACCGCGATGATGCTGGTCAATGAAGGTCGCGACGAGTTGATGCTGGTGCTGCCGGCCGACCACGTACTGGAAGACCAGAAAGCCCTGCAACGCGCCCTCGCCCTGGCCACCGTCGCTGCCGAGAACGGCGAAATGGTGCTGTTCGGCGTGCCGGCAACCAAACCGGAAACCGGCTATGGCTACATCAAGTCCACTGCCGATTCGCTGCTGCCTGAAGGCGTCAGCCGGGTCGCGCACTTCGTGGAGAAGCCGGACGTCAAACGTGCCACCGAATACGTCGAATCCGGTGGCTACTACTGGAACAGCGGCATGTTCCTGTTCCGCGCCAGCCGCTTCCTCGAAGAGCTGAAAAAGCACGATCCGGACATCTACGACACCTGCCTGCTGACCCTTGAGCGCAGCCAGCAGGACGCCGACACCATCACCTTCGACGAAGCCACCTTCGCCTGCTGCCCGGACAATTCTATCGACTACTCGGTGATGGAAAAAACCCAGCGCGCCTGCGTCGTGCCGCTGACTGCCGGCTGGAGCGATGTCGGTTGCTGGTCGTCGCTGTGGGAAGTCAACGAGAAAGACGCCAACGGCAACGTCAGCAAAGGCGATGTGGTGATCCAGGACAGCAAGAACTGCATGATCCACGGCAACGGCAAACTGGTGTCGGTGATCGGTCTGGAAAACATCGTCGTGGTCGAAACCAAGGACGCGATGATGATTGCCCACAAGGACAAGGTCCAGGGCGTCAAGCAGATGGTCAACACCCTCAACGCCCAGGGCCGCAGCGAAACCCAGAACCACTGCGAAGTCTATCGTCCGTGGGGTTCCTACGACTCGGTGGACATGGGCGGGCGTTTCCAGGTCAAGCACATCTCGGTCAAACCGGGCGCGTGCCTGTCGCTGCAGATGCACCATCACCGCGCCGAACACTGGATCGTGGTCAGCGGCACCGCCGAAGTGACCTGCGACGACAACGTGTTTCTGCTCTGTGAAAACCAGTCGACCTACATCCCGATCGCCTCGGTGCATCGCCTGCGCAACCCGGGCAAGATCCCGCTGGAAATCATCGAAGTGCAATCGGGCAGCTACCTGGGCGAAGACGATATCGAACGCTTCGAAGACATCTACGGCCGCTCCACCCCGATCGAACGCGGCGTGTCGGTGAAAACCATCGCGCAGTAA
- a CDS encoding RHS repeat domain-containing protein produces the protein MPQAMLIHCLTPQVTAFDPRRLTIRAVDYWRQDSRPAQARINRVAHDSLGRMTAQWDPRFAQAVQPNVVTVNSLSAKVTGRLSVDAGWRVGLWGESGQLLEEWDGRGTWRKLEYDDQTRPLAITENGAITEQLAYGDAALGERNQCGRLIRHDDSAGTLLFNDYGLTGAVLEQERRFTAGATAGFVTRMRMSPLGNVQSQTDAQANEQRFSHSLDGELAAVDLRLGGTTQWLPMVGAIARNAAGQVETQVAGNGVVTLLEYDAENGRLRRLLSRLGQQAPLQDQRFEYDALGNVLSIEEAALPIRYFANQRIEPTRRFVYDTLSQLIKATGFEALTSTHGPLSERSDSLANYCQTYRYDEGNNLLELTHVGAQSPGHRLVADVRSNRCLPVREGVEPSEEDFRNGFDGNGNLLSLQPGQALYWNLRNQLSEVRTVVRNDRAERADDNECYSYDAAGKRVRKLRSLLSKSQTNFIETLYLPGLEIRTHSGTGENLQVIDVQTGRGSVRVLHWVTKRPEQLANNQQRFSLTDHLGSITLELDQDASIISREAYYPFGGTAWVDGDAVQVSYKTVRYSGKERDATGLYYYGFRYYLPEWQRWLNPDPAGAVDGLNFFAMVTNNPASKVDAEGLVGERWRHVRDVLLPETRPAALVHPMLGIKRRAEFVAENISDPSRTRPASRQYQGVHYMSREERAAHTVSIKDKRIYATSPSGETSLLTSSAEFIHRGKVLTGETPKKTNADNWKYSQMNYVLGWSEEAPHDKQLVIFKRQDNKVHHSSAFGGGRVLDAGLMTLYEGRIAFIENKSGHYKPHMEQKMHTLQFLQQAGMDLSDTFISDFVPMIPADPKDPHSFPTPDFEGGDVFRADDFYKKRGEGNIFKAPDFDPEDPKRFTTQTQVYWPMR, from the coding sequence CGGTTCGCGCAGGCAGTGCAGCCGAATGTGGTCACGGTGAACTCGTTGTCTGCGAAGGTTACGGGCAGACTCTCGGTCGATGCCGGATGGCGTGTCGGCTTATGGGGCGAGAGTGGCCAGTTGCTGGAGGAGTGGGATGGCCGCGGCACCTGGCGCAAGCTTGAGTATGACGACCAGACGAGACCGCTTGCGATTACCGAAAATGGAGCAATCACTGAGCAGCTTGCCTATGGCGATGCAGCGTTGGGTGAACGCAACCAATGTGGACGCTTGATCCGCCACGATGATTCGGCGGGCACGCTACTGTTCAACGATTACGGACTGACCGGCGCGGTGTTGGAGCAGGAACGCCGTTTCACCGCAGGGGCGACTGCCGGTTTCGTCACCCGCATGCGCATGAGCCCGCTGGGCAATGTGCAGTCGCAAACCGATGCGCAGGCTAACGAGCAGCGATTCAGTCATTCGCTGGACGGCGAATTGGCCGCCGTGGATTTACGTTTGGGTGGGACCACGCAGTGGCTGCCGATGGTCGGCGCCATTGCCCGCAACGCTGCCGGTCAGGTTGAGACACAGGTGGCGGGTAACGGCGTAGTGACCCTTCTTGAATACGACGCTGAAAACGGCCGGCTGCGACGGTTGCTGTCCCGGCTCGGCCAGCAGGCACCGTTGCAGGACCAGCGTTTCGAGTACGATGCGCTCGGCAATGTGCTGAGCATCGAAGAAGCGGCGCTGCCGATCCGTTATTTCGCCAATCAGCGTATCGAGCCGACTCGCCGTTTTGTCTACGACACGCTGTCGCAACTGATTAAGGCGACCGGGTTTGAGGCGCTGACGTCCACTCACGGCCCTCTGTCCGAGCGCTCGGACAGTCTGGCTAACTACTGCCAGACCTACCGCTATGACGAAGGTAACAATCTCCTTGAACTGACCCACGTCGGAGCGCAAAGCCCCGGCCACCGGCTGGTCGCCGATGTCCGCAGCAACCGCTGTTTGCCCGTACGCGAAGGCGTGGAACCGAGCGAAGAAGACTTTCGGAACGGTTTCGACGGCAATGGCAATCTGCTCAGTCTGCAACCGGGACAAGCACTGTATTGGAACCTGCGAAACCAACTCAGCGAAGTGCGCACAGTCGTGCGCAATGACAGAGCGGAGCGAGCTGACGATAACGAATGCTATAGCTACGACGCCGCAGGCAAACGCGTGCGCAAGCTCCGTTCATTGCTGAGCAAATCGCAAACCAATTTCATCGAAACCCTTTATTTGCCAGGTCTGGAAATACGCACCCATAGCGGCACGGGTGAAAACCTGCAGGTGATTGACGTGCAGACCGGGCGCGGGAGTGTACGAGTGTTGCACTGGGTGACGAAAAGGCCGGAGCAGCTTGCCAACAATCAACAACGTTTCAGCCTGACGGATCATCTAGGTTCAATCACGCTGGAGCTCGATCAGGACGCCAGCATCATCTCGCGGGAAGCCTATTACCCATTTGGCGGCACCGCGTGGGTGGACGGCGATGCCGTGCAAGTCAGTTATAAAACGGTGCGCTATTCGGGCAAGGAGCGGGATGCAACGGGGCTTTATTACTATGGGTTTCGCTATTACCTGCCTGAATGGCAGCGATGGCTGAATCCGGATCCTGCCGGAGCGGTGGATGGATTGAATTTTTTCGCAATGGTTACGAATAACCCAGCCAGCAAAGTGGATGCTGAAGGACTGGTCGGTGAAAGATGGCGACACGTCCGTGACGTACTGCTTCCCGAAACGCGACCCGCTGCCTTGGTCCATCCCATGTTGGGCATAAAGCGTCGGGCTGAGTTTGTCGCTGAGAATATCTCAGACCCGTCACGCACACGGCCAGCCTCTCGCCAGTATCAAGGGGTGCATTATATGTCGCGAGAAGAACGCGCGGCCCACACCGTTTCGATAAAGGATAAGCGTATATATGCAACCTCGCCTTCAGGCGAAACAAGCCTTTTAACTTCTTCGGCCGAGTTCATCCATCGAGGAAAAGTTCTGACGGGAGAAACACCCAAAAAGACCAACGCGGATAATTGGAAATATTCGCAAATGAATTATGTACTGGGCTGGAGCGAAGAAGCACCGCATGACAAACAGCTTGTGATTTTCAAAAGGCAGGATAATAAAGTCCACCACAGCAGTGCTTTTGGTGGCGGCAGAGTTCTGGATGCAGGTCTGATGACACTTTATGAGGGACGCATAGCATTCATCGAAAATAAGAGCGGTCATTATAAGCCCCACATGGAGCAGAAAATGCACACGTTACAGTTTCTGCAACAAGCGGGCATGGACCTCTCGGATACATTCATATCGGACTTTGTGCCAATGATTCCGGCCGACCCCAAGGATCCGCATTCTTTTCCAACTCCGGATTTTGAAGGGGGGGATGTCTTTCGGGCAGATGACTTTTATAAAAAGAGAGGGGAAGGGAATATTTTCAAAGCCCCGGATTTCGACCCTGAGGACCCCAAGAGATTTACTACGCAAACACAGGTGTATTGGCCGATGCGCTAA